In Phlebotomus papatasi isolate M1 chromosome 1, Ppap_2.1, whole genome shotgun sequence, the following proteins share a genomic window:
- the LOC129799255 gene encoding uncharacterized protein LOC129799255: MKSFIVILAIFATIHQISAQDNPLLDALERVTVLYNEFADYNNVSRYLMGSNVEHVSRLTMEAILDEIGTWNIKLKGKCPTTFNSEAQGAVVEACSNTIVQELSVIQDNMFDILEELSVEANAISTSVVQELGEFNIITGYEDFDSQFDPILADFRSRLDGYALRVGEVVAELAAALHDFPERTRECINAGFVKLHKAC, translated from the exons ATGAAGAGTTTTATTGTGATACTGGCAATTTTTGCCACAATTCACCAAATTTCAGCACAGGATAATCCTCTACTGGACGCTCTTGAACGTGTTACGGTACTCTACAATGAATTTGCAG ATTACAACAATGTCTCAAGATATTTGATGGGATCCAACGTAGAACACGTTTCAAGACTGACAATGGAAGCGATTCTGGATGAAATCGGTACGTGGAATATTAAACTTAAGGGAAAGTGTCCAACAACTTTCAACTCAGAGGCCCAAGGAGCAGTTGTGGAAGCCTGTTCCAATACAATCGTCCAAGAACTATCCGTAATTCAGGACAATATGTTTGATATCCTCGAGGAACTGAGTGTTGAGGCAAATGCAATTTCTACCAGTGTTGTGCAGGAATTGGGTGAATTCAACATCATTACAGGATATGAAGACTTTGATAGTCAATTCGATCCCATTCTGGCTGACTTCCGTAGCAGATTGGATGGTTATGCTCTTCGAGTTGGAGAAGTTGTTGCCGAATTGGCTGCAGCTCTTCATGATTTCCCCGAAAGAACTCGCGAATGCATCAACGCGGGCTTCGTAAAGCTTCACAAGGCATGTTAA